atgACACAGTATAAATAAATGTCTACAAGTCTCAACTATGGGCCTCATCCAGTAGACCTCACAATGACTGCCTCTCCGGGTCCAATGAGTAACAAGGTGGCCTGGGAGAGAGCTTTAGGACAAAGGTCCTTTATGTATAGTTTTCCCCCCAAATAAATAGGCATACACTTATTTACAGTATGgacaatgtatttttttcttttactttttttctttcctttttttttttttttttttgcctaaaggCTATGTCAACATTGAACATTGGTGGAGGGTTTACCACTCTAGAATGGAAGATATAGGAAAGCTGTAGTCCTGGTCTTCATCTTCCTCCTCGTCCTCGGTGTCTTCCGAAATGGCTAGATGGGGGAATACAGGGGAGCTGCTGTTTAAATACGGACAACAACAGCGCAGAAGCAGCTCAGTGTATGTTTTCAAAGCCCTCTGTAACAGCCATATTACAGCGCTGCATTTTTATGTGACTTGCAGTAAgatgctgttttgtttttggcatCTGCTGTTATGTAACaagtttttaagaaacttttttttttttttagaaaaaaaacatTATCTATGAAGTCAAAAACTGCAGAAAGTTCTGAAGAATCAATGGCTCAGGTTTTACGGGCAGATTCCTGAAATTAGATAAAAAGCGCTCTTGTGTTCTAGGCATAACTGCTTTGGGTCCTTAATTTAGTTAGCAGGGGCAACTGCACAAAGCAGCAGCCTACGTGTGATAACAGAAAGCtgtctttgaaaaagaaaaaaaaacaacaacctttGAAGTAGTTAGTTCAGATTCAAGTGTTAATAAAAGCAAACAGCAAAGCACACtactaaaacaaaagaaattgcGGCAGATGACTGGAATGGGCTATTTTAGAGGTGATCTTGTTGATGAACATCAGACAAGTCCTAAAGGCCCGGAAACatttcaggtgattttttttttttgtggattgCTGAATTGCTGGTGCACTTTAGCAGCTACCTAACTTAAACAGAAGTGGGCTTATCTGGGGGACGTTTTCGTGCTTTCTGAATCTCCATTCTAAGTCTCCCTAggacttgcctgggaaatccttaaACGGCAGCAAGGTTAGAAGTCACACTTACAGTTGCAAGATCCGGAGTGCTTTACTTCCAGCAGCACGCCTGAGGAGCAGGCCGCTTCCTTCATGGCACACTCGCTGGCATAAGTGGCATTGTCACTGGCACAGACAGGCTCCTCAGACTTACTCTCAGGGCACAGCTCACCGCAGAGGGAACACCGGCCTCTGCCAACCTTGAAGTCCCATAAACACTTTTTTCCACCAGTGCACTGGATATCTTCACAGGACTTTGCTTCTAGGATATAATACACCTGTGATAAGTAAATCCATTCCCCTCGCCTTGTCCCCTTTCTCTAGTCTCCtatcaataaatcaataaatgtaaacatataaaacatattttattactCACTACTCGGGCTCATGGAAATACTGTGCAAAAACGCTCTAtaaaactgacacacacacacacatactcaaaaCTCCCAGTTTCCTATACACGAGCTTAGTGCATGAAAATACTGTAGTATTTTCTTAAAACAGGATGTCATGGTATCCTTCAGTTAAATATGTATTTGATTACTTCCCACAAGtgggatctttaaaaaaaaagaaagaattctatCAGTTATCAGAATCTGATAACAGATTTTAGGAACTGTTAAGtaattatttttcacttccagCACGTCTAGCacttaaaaaaatgtgtaaaattgAGTGAGTTCTTAGGTTTCTAAGAAGGAAAATTGTTTCCTGTGTCTTGCTGGCATTTCAATATGTATGTCAATGCATCCAGAAGACAATGGTTTCCTTAAGGTGGTCATGACAGTTTACCGACTTTGATGAAGCTAGTTTCGGGAAGTTTGGGGTTTATTTATTCGTTAAGCTCACAGTTTTATCACAGTTAtagcctttttctctttttccttcctcaaTCCAGAATACCTACTGATACACTTTCCCTCATAGGCCAATCCAATAGATCTGCCCAGTAGGCAGGTAGCTTTTCTCAGGTGACAGGCACTGGGGTAGGTCACTCCATCATTCCCACAGAGATACTGTTCAGAGGAGGTGGGCTCTGGGCAAATTCTGTTACAAGTCACACAGTAGGCATTATTAGTCTGGTCCACCACGCATGTAGAGCTGCCTGGACAGAAAACATCCCGACAGGTCTCTGAAACAAAGAGGGAAATACATtaatattaaatacattaatattaaACACGTTAATAGGTACCTTCTTCCGGACTGAGCCATTGGGCAGTTTTTCAAGGAAAATCATGAAACAGAAGCATTCAGCTTTAGGAATGCACTTGGGTAgctctcagtttttaaaagaaaactaaaactctAGGTTGAACCTTTAGTGTCTTAAGGAATCTTTAGAATATAAAGTTAGAAAGGGTTCCTTTATTTGATATTATTATTGTTAGGCTATTACTGCCCATCCCAGGGGTCTTGCAGCGGGTCTACCTCAAGCAGAAGGCTGGAGGAGGGGTCGGGCAGGACCTACTTTTACATTTGCCCTGGTACTGGACTTGCAGCTCTGGCTGCTCTTTACATCTGGCCTTGAGGAGTGCACATTCGTTGCGGTAGGTTTTTCCGTCCAGCCCACACACCGGGCCTTTCCAGGTGATGTTAGAACAATCTGGGGCACAGACGCAGCGGGGTTTGTTCTTCTTGTTCATTCGGCATTTTTTCCCGGGGCCACAGTCCACGTTCTCACACGTTTCTAGGAGTTGGAAAGAGGCAGGGATTAAAACCAGGGTCAGGCACCACGCAGGttagccaggagggctgtgggTGCCTTGCGCAATTCTGCAGCTAGGAGTCTGAGCCCAAGGGGCTAGGCTGTTGCCCGGAAGTTGAGAAGAGGGAAGGGTGGGGGACAGTGGGCTGCATCCTGTACCCAAATCTCCCTCAATGAGCAAGGGTTGGCTGGCTTCACCGCCATATTTGGCTAAGAAGTCCGACAACCTCTGGCGACCCTTGTTTTGCCTGTAGTGTGTGACAGGCGATTCAGCCCCATCGGCTTACCAGGGTTCCTAACAGGGGAACCCACAAACAAAGCTCTCCCAGTCCCAAACCCCGGCTGGGCACGGGGGAAGCTGAGGGTAAGACGCCCTCTACTGAGGGCCTGCAGGCTGGGGAGGAAGAGCCCTACCTTTACACGGGATGCAGTTGGGGGCGCCCCCATTGAAAATCATCCACTTGAAGAGCGTGTTGTCATTTACGTCCTCCTCGGTCCACGAGGTGCTCAGGCGGCCAGTGCTGCAGCACTCCTCcttgctcagttctgtcttgtACAGGACCTGACAGCGGCCGTTCTTTGCTTGGCGGAGCCAGCAATTTCCAGCTGCGGGGAGACAGGGGTGGGGAGGTAGGCAAGTGAGCCGGCGGCGCCGGCTGGGTAGGGGGAGGGAGGCAGTGAGCCGGCAAGGGAAGGAGACCC
The sequence above is a segment of the Capra hircus breed San Clemente chromosome 20, ASM170441v1, whole genome shotgun sequence genome. Coding sequences within it:
- the FST gene encoding follistatin isoform X1: MARPRHQPGGLCLLLLLLCQFMEDRSAQAGNCWLRQAKNGRCQVLYKTELSKEECCSTGRLSTSWTEEDVNDNTLFKWMIFNGGAPNCIPCKETCENVDCGPGKKCRMNKKNKPRCVCAPDCSNITWKGPVCGLDGKTYRNECALLKARCKEQPELQVQYQGKCKKTCRDVFCPGSSTCVVDQTNNAYCVTCNRICPEPTSSEQYLCGNDGVTYPSACHLRKATCLLGRSIGLAYEGKCITKSCEDIQCTGGKKCLWDFKVGRGRCSLCGELCPESKSEEPVCASDNATYASECAMKEAACSSGVLLEVKHSGSCNSISEDTEDEEEDEDQDYSFPISSILEW
- the FST gene encoding follistatin precursor (The RefSeq protein has 2 substitutions compared to this genomic sequence), yielding MARPRHQPGGLCLLLLLLCQFMEDRSAQAGNCWLRQAKNGRCQVLYKTELSKEECCSTGRLSTSWTEEDVNDNTLFKWMIFNGGAPNCIPCKETCENVDCGPGKKCRMNKKNKPRCVCAPDCSNITWKGPVCGLDGKTYRNECALLKARCKEQPELQVRYQGKCKKTCRDVFCPGSSTCVVDQTNNAYCVTCNRICPEPTSSEQYLCGNDGVTYPSACHLRKATCLLGRSIGLAYEGKCIKAKSCEDIQCTGGKKCLWDFKVGRGRCSLCGELCPESKSEEPVCASDNATYASECAMKEAACSSGVLLEVKHSGSCNSISEDTEDEEEGEDQDYSFPISSILEW